In the genome of Flavobacterium panacagri, one region contains:
- a CDS encoding cytochrome c oxidase subunit II: MTSLLVIIVLVLLAVALWQLTKIFDLTQVGASSDDSQVASDNDNNIQGYIMFGFLAFIYIFTIYGLLKWGNLALHTPASEHGGLVDNLMNITWVLIFTVQVITQGLLYWFSFKYKGNKDKKALFFADSNKLEAIWSIIPSVVLACLILYGLYAWNNIMFVDKDEDVIEIELYAQQFKWTARYAGQDNVLGKANVRLIEGVNTLGVDMSDKNAQDDIVVSELHIPKGKKVHFKMRSQDVLHSAYFPHFRAQMNCVPGMVTEFAFVPTYTTAEYREMPFMVEKVANINKLRAEKSIELVAKGGTALDPYTFDYLLLCNKICGASHYNMQMKVVVDTPEDYKKWLSEKTTLAQDIAAAKAAEKPAEGAAPTTDSTAKVIDTVKAVVDTVKAAVAKVAMK, translated from the coding sequence ATGACAAGTTTGTTGGTAATTATAGTTTTAGTTTTATTAGCAGTTGCATTATGGCAATTGACCAAGATATTTGATCTTACTCAGGTAGGAGCATCTTCGGACGATTCTCAGGTTGCATCAGATAATGACAATAACATTCAGGGATATATTATGTTTGGCTTTTTAGCTTTCATTTATATATTTACTATTTATGGTTTACTAAAATGGGGTAATTTGGCGCTTCATACTCCTGCTTCTGAGCACGGTGGTTTAGTAGATAATTTAATGAATATTACTTGGGTTTTGATCTTTACAGTTCAAGTTATTACTCAAGGTTTATTATACTGGTTTTCTTTTAAATACAAAGGAAATAAAGATAAAAAAGCGTTATTCTTTGCTGATAGTAATAAATTAGAAGCAATTTGGAGTATCATTCCATCTGTTGTTTTAGCATGTTTGATTCTTTACGGATTGTATGCTTGGAATAACATTATGTTCGTAGATAAAGACGAAGATGTAATTGAGATTGAATTATATGCTCAGCAGTTTAAATGGACGGCTAGATATGCAGGTCAAGATAATGTTTTAGGAAAAGCTAACGTACGTTTGATTGAAGGAGTAAATACATTAGGTGTTGATATGTCTGATAAAAATGCTCAAGATGATATTGTAGTTTCAGAATTACATATTCCTAAAGGTAAAAAAGTTCATTTTAAAATGCGTTCTCAGGATGTATTGCACTCAGCATACTTTCCTCACTTTAGAGCACAAATGAACTGTGTTCCAGGTATGGTTACTGAATTTGCTTTTGTTCCAACTTATACTACTGCTGAATACAGAGAGATGCCATTTATGGTTGAGAAAGTTGCAAACATCAACAAACTTAGAGCTGAAAAAAGTATTGAATTAGTTGCAAAAGGAGGAACAGCTTTAGATCCTTATACATTTGATTATTTATTATTATGTAATAAAATTTGTGGAGCTTCTCACTACAATATGCAAATGAAGGTTGTTGTAGATACTCCAGAAGACTATAAAAAATGGTTAAGTGAAAAAACTACTTTAGCACAGGATATCGCAGCTGCAAAAGCTGCTGAGAAACCAGCTGAAGGAGCTGCACCAACTACAGATTCTACTGCTAAAGTAATCGACACAGTTAAAGCTGTTGTTGATACTGTTAAAGCAGCTGTAGCTAAAGTTGCAATGAAATAA
- a CDS encoding cytochrome c oxidase subunit I gives MSAEAHDHDHGHDHEHEHHHKDTFITKYIFSIDHKMIAKQYLITGIVMGVIGIAMSLLFRMQLAWPEESFKIFNVLLGDKFAPDGVMANDIYLALVTIHGTIMVFFVLTAGLSGTFSNLLIPLQIGARDMASGFMNMISYWLFFLSAVVMLCSLFVEAGPASAGWTIYPPLSALPQAIPGSGTGMTLWLVSMAIFIASSLMGSLNYIVTVLNLRTKGMSMTRLPLTIWTFFVTAIIGVISFPVLLSAALLLIFDRSFGTSFFLSDIYIAGEVLHYQGGSPVLFEHLFWFLGHPEVYIVILPAMGLVSEIMATNSRKPIFGYRAMIMSVLAIAFLSTIVWGHHMFISGMNPFLGSVFTFTTLLIAIPSAVKAFNWITTLWKGNLQFNPAMLFSIGMVSTFITGGLTGIILGDSTLDINVHDTYFVIAHFHLVMGISALYGMFAGIYHWFPKMYGRMLNKNLGYIHFWITAVCAYGVFFPMHFIGLAGLPRRYYTNTNFPLFDDLQNVNVLITTFALVGGAFQLVFLYNFFSSIFYGKKAVQNPWKSTTLEWTTPVEHIHGNWPGEIPHVYRWPYDYSNPNHDVDFVPQNVPMKEGEEVLHH, from the coding sequence ATGTCAGCAGAAGCGCACGATCACGATCACGGACACGATCACGAGCACGAACATCATCATAAAGACACGTTCATTACTAAATATATTTTTAGTATTGATCACAAAATGATTGCTAAACAATACTTGATTACTGGTATTGTTATGGGAGTAATTGGTATTGCAATGTCCTTGCTTTTTAGAATGCAATTGGCGTGGCCAGAAGAGTCTTTTAAGATATTTAATGTTTTATTAGGAGATAAATTTGCACCTGATGGTGTAATGGCAAATGATATTTATTTAGCTTTAGTTACAATTCACGGTACCATCATGGTATTCTTTGTACTGACGGCAGGTTTGAGTGGAACTTTTAGTAACTTACTTATTCCACTTCAGATTGGAGCGCGAGATATGGCTTCTGGATTCATGAATATGATTTCCTATTGGTTATTTTTCTTGTCTGCTGTTGTAATGTTATGTTCTTTATTTGTTGAAGCTGGTCCAGCTTCTGCAGGATGGACAATTTACCCTCCATTAAGTGCTTTACCACAAGCGATTCCTGGATCTGGAACTGGTATGACTTTATGGTTAGTATCTATGGCTATTTTCATCGCATCTTCTTTGATGGGATCTTTAAATTACATTGTTACTGTTCTTAACTTAAGAACTAAAGGGATGTCTATGACTAGACTTCCACTTACAATATGGACATTTTTCGTAACAGCTATTATTGGTGTTATTTCATTCCCAGTATTATTGTCTGCTGCTTTATTATTGATTTTCGATAGAAGTTTCGGTACTTCATTCTTCTTATCTGATATCTATATTGCAGGAGAGGTTTTACACTACCAAGGAGGTTCTCCAGTATTGTTTGAGCACTTATTCTGGTTCTTAGGTCACCCTGAGGTTTATATCGTAATCTTACCAGCAATGGGTCTTGTTTCTGAAATTATGGCTACGAACTCTCGTAAACCAATCTTCGGATATAGAGCAATGATTATGTCAGTTCTTGCAATTGCATTCTTATCAACTATTGTATGGGGTCACCACATGTTTATTTCAGGTATGAATCCTTTCTTAGGATCTGTATTTACTTTCACTACTTTATTGATTGCAATTCCTTCTGCTGTAAAAGCATTTAACTGGATTACAACTTTATGGAAAGGTAACTTACAGTTTAACCCTGCAATGTTATTCTCTATTGGAATGGTTTCTACTTTCATCACTGGAGGTTTAACTGGAATCATTTTAGGAGATAGTACCTTAGATATTAACGTTCACGATACTTACTTCGTAATTGCTCACTTTCACTTAGTAATGGGTATCTCTGCACTTTACGGAATGTTTGCTGGTATTTACCACTGGTTTCCTAAAATGTACGGAAGAATGTTAAATAAGAACTTAGGTTATATTCACTTCTGGATTACGGCGGTTTGTGCTTACGGAGTATTCTTCCCAATGCACTTTATTGGATTAGCTGGTTTACCAAGACGTTATTATACAAATACTAACTTCCCATTATTTGATGATTTACAAAATGTGAATGTTTTAATTACAACGTTCGCTCTTGTTGGTGGTGCATTCCAGTTAGTATTCTTATACAACTTCTTTAGCAGTATTTTCTATGGTAAAAAAGCTGTTCAAAACCCATGGAAATCTACAACTTTAGAATGGACTACTCCAGTTGAACATATCCACGGAAACTGGCCAGGAGAAATCCCTCACGTGTACCGTTGGCCGTATGACTATAGTAACCCAAATCATGATGTAGATTTTGTTCCTCAAAATGTACCAATGAAAGAAGGTGAAGAAGTTTTACACCACTAA
- the ruvB gene encoding Holliday junction branch migration DNA helicase RuvB, producing MNENLDPTTKGYNSEELDLEKRLRPLSFDDFAGQDQVLENLKVFVAAANQRGEALDHALFHGPPGLGKTTLANILANELQVGIKITSGPVLDKPGDLAGLLTNLDERDVLFIDEIHRLSPVVEEYLYSAMEDFKIDIMIESGPNARTVQINLNPFTLIGATTRSGLLTAPMRARFGISSRLQYYTTELLTTIVERSASILKMPIDLEAAIEIAGRSRGTPRIANALLRRVRDFAQIKGNGRIDLEISRYALKALNVDAHGLDEMDNKILLTIINKFKGGPVGLSTLATAVSESSETIEEVYEPFLIQEGFIMRTPRGREVTEKAYKHLGKVNTNIQGGLF from the coding sequence ATGAATGAAAATCTTGATCCTACTACAAAAGGATATAACTCAGAAGAATTAGATCTTGAAAAAAGATTACGCCCGCTATCATTTGATGACTTTGCTGGACAAGATCAAGTTTTGGAAAATTTAAAAGTCTTTGTCGCTGCAGCTAATCAGCGAGGCGAAGCGCTTGACCATGCTCTTTTTCATGGGCCTCCTGGACTTGGTAAAACGACTTTGGCAAATATATTAGCTAATGAACTTCAAGTTGGAATTAAAATTACTTCTGGTCCTGTACTTGACAAGCCAGGAGATTTAGCTGGATTGTTGACGAATTTAGATGAAAGAGATGTTTTGTTTATTGATGAAATTCATAGATTAAGTCCTGTTGTTGAAGAATATTTATATTCGGCAATGGAGGATTTCAAAATCGATATTATGATTGAATCGGGGCCAAATGCACGAACAGTTCAGATTAATTTGAATCCGTTTACACTTATTGGTGCCACTACACGTTCGGGATTGTTAACTGCTCCGATGCGTGCCCGTTTTGGGATTTCATCTCGTTTGCAATATTATACTACGGAACTTTTGACAACAATTGTTGAAAGAAGTGCTTCTATCTTAAAAATGCCGATTGATCTTGAAGCGGCAATTGAAATTGCAGGCCGTAGCCGTGGAACTCCTCGTATTGCTAATGCCTTATTGCGAAGAGTACGTGATTTTGCTCAAATAAAAGGAAATGGCAGAATTGATCTTGAAATTTCTAGATATGCCTTAAAAGCATTAAATGTAGATGCTCATGGTCTTGACGAAATGGACAATAAGATTTTATTGACTATTATTAATAAGTTCAAAGGCGGTCCTGTTGGACTTTCTACTTTGGCAACGGCTGTATCTGAAAGCAGCGAAACTATTGAGGAAGTTTATGAACCATTTTTGATTCAAGAAGGATTTATTATGCGTACACCGCGAGGTCGTGAAGTGACAGAAAAAGCATATAAACATTTAGGAAAGGTAAATACAAACATACAAGGAGGTTTGTTTTAA
- a CDS encoding cytochrome P450, translating into MSDKLKYTYPEKLSLLRFFRDAEGVRRNPIPFHKKYFEKFGDSFSIRTGFSKYIILSRDNEIAQYILVKNQKNYHKSKFQSVYLSKYLGKGLLTSDGDFWLKQRRLIQPAFHKQKMNQLVANMNTVITSEIDDFVEEKPIDLFPVMSNLAFNVVAKSLFQLSTAEDKFQRIKFIIEEVQNFLIKEIRLPHKAWWFSLSGQVKKHLKLAEENNNIIQEIIEERKTSGEEINDLLNMLLETRYEDTGESMSVEQLIDEIKVLFIAGHETTANALTFTLHLLGKNPEIQQKIFDEITEIESKTDNVIEQLQKMIYTNAVLNESMRLYPPAWITDRQNLEDDSLVQFKIKKNTLIGVSFYELHRNPKYWENPDEFIPERFLGDQKKESMQYFYPFGAGPRMCIGTGFAIYEMCLTISQIVKKYVIKSNNDVVQFNPLITLKPVNVEVSFFKR; encoded by the coding sequence ATGTCTGACAAGTTAAAATATACTTATCCCGAAAAATTATCTTTGTTAAGATTTTTTAGAGATGCTGAAGGAGTTCGTAGAAATCCTATTCCTTTTCATAAAAAATATTTTGAGAAATTTGGAGATTCCTTTTCTATTAGAACTGGTTTTTCAAAGTATATAATTTTGTCAAGAGATAATGAAATTGCACAGTATATTTTAGTTAAGAATCAGAAGAATTACCATAAATCTAAATTTCAGTCTGTCTATCTTTCTAAGTATTTAGGAAAAGGACTTTTAACTAGTGATGGCGATTTTTGGTTAAAACAAAGACGTTTGATTCAGCCAGCATTTCATAAACAAAAAATGAATCAGCTGGTTGCTAATATGAATACTGTTATAACTTCAGAAATAGATGATTTTGTTGAAGAAAAGCCAATAGATCTTTTTCCTGTAATGAGTAATCTGGCATTTAATGTTGTGGCGAAATCTTTATTTCAGCTTTCAACTGCTGAAGATAAATTTCAACGAATTAAGTTTATCATAGAGGAAGTTCAGAATTTCTTAATTAAGGAAATTAGGCTTCCACATAAAGCGTGGTGGTTTTCGCTGAGTGGACAAGTTAAAAAACATCTTAAGTTAGCCGAAGAAAATAACAATATTATTCAGGAAATCATTGAAGAAAGAAAAACTTCGGGAGAAGAAATAAATGATTTATTGAATATGCTTTTGGAAACTAGATATGAAGATACTGGTGAAAGTATGTCTGTCGAACAATTGATCGATGAGATTAAGGTTTTGTTTATTGCTGGACATGAAACAACTGCAAATGCTTTGACTTTTACGCTTCATCTTTTGGGAAAAAATCCAGAGATACAGCAAAAGATTTTCGATGAAATTACTGAGATCGAATCCAAGACAGATAATGTTATTGAACAGCTCCAAAAAATGATATATACCAATGCTGTTTTGAATGAATCGATGCGTTTATATCCACCAGCATGGATTACCGACAGACAGAATCTTGAAGATGATTCTTTAGTTCAGTTTAAAATTAAAAAAAATACATTGATTGGAGTTTCTTTTTACGAGCTGCATCGGAATCCAAAATATTGGGAGAACCCAGATGAATTTATTCCAGAACGATTTCTTGGAGATCAGAAGAAAGAATCAATGCAATATTTTTATCCTTTTGGTGCTGGCCCAAGAATGTGTATTGGAACTGGTTTTGCCATTTATGAAATGTGCCTGACGATATCTCAAATTGTAAAAAAATATGTCATTAAATCTAATAATGATGTAGTTCAATTTAATCCGCTTATTACACTAAAACCTGTTAATGTAGAAGTTTCATTTTTTAAAAGATGA
- the queG gene encoding tRNA epoxyqueuosine(34) reductase QueG, with product MSINSKETYSKFIKEEAKRLGFISCGISKAGFLEQEAPRLEKWLKNNHNGQMAYMENHFDKRLDPTLLVDDAKSVVSLLLNYFPSESQNNESYKISKYAYGQDYHFVIKEKLKEFLHSIQENIGDVSGRAFVDSAPVLDKAWAAKSGLGWIGKNSNLLTQKVGSFYFIAELILDLDLEYDHAVTDHCGSCTACIDACPTQAIVAPYIVDGSKCISYYTIELKENLPYEMKGKFDEWMFGCDTCQDVCPWNRFSKPHSEPLFNPNPDLLSFTKKDWTEITEETFKMVFKNSPIKRTKFDGLKRNIKFLE from the coding sequence ATGAGTATTAATTCAAAAGAAACATATTCAAAATTTATAAAAGAAGAAGCAAAAAGACTAGGTTTTATTTCTTGCGGAATTTCTAAAGCAGGTTTTTTGGAACAAGAAGCACCTCGGTTAGAGAAATGGTTAAAGAACAATCATAATGGTCAGATGGCTTATATGGAAAACCATTTTGATAAACGTTTAGACCCTACATTATTAGTCGATGATGCAAAAAGTGTAGTTTCTCTTTTACTTAATTATTTCCCATCTGAGTCTCAGAATAATGAAAGTTATAAAATATCGAAATATGCTTATGGACAGGATTATCATTTCGTTATTAAAGAAAAATTAAAAGAATTTTTACATTCCATTCAGGAAAATATAGGTGACGTTTCTGGTCGTGCATTTGTTGATTCGGCACCAGTTTTAGATAAAGCTTGGGCTGCAAAAAGTGGTTTAGGCTGGATCGGAAAAAACAGTAATTTATTAACTCAGAAAGTAGGTTCTTTTTACTTCATAGCAGAACTTATTTTAGATTTAGATTTAGAGTATGATCATGCTGTAACAGATCATTGTGGTTCCTGTACTGCTTGCATAGATGCTTGTCCTACACAGGCGATAGTGGCGCCTTATATTGTTGATGGGAGTAAATGTATTTCTTATTATACTATTGAGTTAAAGGAAAATCTTCCTTATGAAATGAAGGGAAAATTTGATGAGTGGATGTTTGGTTGCGATACCTGTCAAGATGTTTGTCCTTGGAATCGATTCTCTAAACCTCACTCTGAACCTTTATTTAACCCCAATCCTGATTTACTTTCTTTTACCAAAAAAGACTGGACGGAAATAACAGAAGAAACCTTTAAAATGGTTTTCAAAAACTCACCTATCAAGAGAACGAAATTTGATGGTCTAAAACGTAATATTAAGTTTTTAGAGTAA